Proteins co-encoded in one Oreochromis aureus strain Israel breed Guangdong linkage group 3, ZZ_aureus, whole genome shotgun sequence genomic window:
- the LOC120433502 gene encoding tripartite motif-containing protein 29-like, with translation MSENIKMDPQTILCDMCAEEDRKPAKKTCMKCEISMCVQHLQAHLTTPVLLQTHPLTEPMDLCGNTKCSQHGKLLEYYCLDDMTCVCVSCAIEDQHRLHNMKTFSTAHKELLEKLKAEQLILQEKTDDENVSLEKWEKSEREKLGRCSVRLTEAVTNLRDISLTSVQSSVSARMVSLKTSKSSLEAAQKEKDTFRFLQMYSQVHQDVEKAKAVDLRKGLEPGSHRDKLVEEMRQNGEKMVKQASQFWGSLLTLVDPEHHQELVPTGSDLIFEPQSLDPGMSLSKDKRKVFHNSWLGQCCATLLICSTKTASSYQRAAVALMSKLRGELSGKSDVALVEKQHSLPAKQVAESLCRDGRLLGTCPYAGLANNTRGMVVSTLGYTGDLFGVYPASCPKTSGIGTSHPRDPEKDKQK, from the exons aTCCACAAACTATTCTCTGTGACATGTGTGCAGAGGAGGACAGGAAACCAGCAAAGAAGACGTGCATGAAGTGTGAGATCTCCATGTGTGTCCAGCACCTCCAGGCCCACCTGACCACACCTGTGTTACTGCAGACTCATCCTCTGACTGAACCCATGGATTTATGTGGGAACACCAAATGTTCTCAGCACGGCAAGCTCCTGGAGTACTACTGCTTGGACGAcatgacctgtgtgtgtgtttcctgcgCCATTGAGGACCAGCACCGCCTACACAATATGAAGACCTTCTCCACAGCCCACAAAGAGCTCCTGGAGAAGCTGAAAGCTGAGCAGCTGATCTTACAGGAGAAAACAGACGATGAGAATGTGAGTCTGGAAAAGTGGGagaagagtgaaagagagaagcTGGGTCGCTGCAGTGTGCGTCTGACTGAGGCTGTGACTAACCTGCGTGACATCTCTCTGACCAGCGTCCAGAGCTCAGTCTCTGCTCGTATGGTGTCCCTGAAAACCAGCAAGAGCAGCCTGGAAGCAGCACAGAAGGAGAAGGACACCTTCAGATTCCTGCAGATGTATTCTCAGGTGCATCAGGATGTGGAGAAGGCCAAGGCTGTGGATCTGAGAAAAGGGCTGGAGCCGGGCAGCCATCGGGACAAACTGGTTGAGGAGATGAGACAGAATGGGGAGAAGATGGTGAAGCAAGCGTCTCAGTTCTGGGGCTCATTGCTGACTCTGGTTGATCCTGAACACCACCAGGAGCTTGTTCCCACTGGTTCAGACCTGATCTTTGAGCCACAGTCTCTGGATCCTGGCATGTCGCTGTCCAAAGACAAGAGGAAGGTTTTCCACAATAGCTGGCTGGGACAGTGCTGTGCAACTCTTCTAATCTGTAGTACCAAGACAGCCAGCAGCTATCAGAG GGCTGCTGTTGCTCTGATGAGTAAGTTACGTGGTGAGTTGAGCGGGAAGAGTGATGTCGCTCTGGTAGAGAAACAGCATAGTCTTCCAGCCAAGCAGGTGGCCGAGTCTCTCTGCAGGGACGGACGTCTGCTGGGCACCTGCCCTTATGCTGGTCTTGCAAACAACACccgtggcatggtggttagca ccctGGGATACACTGGTGACCTGTTtggggtgtaccctgcctcttgccctaagacATCTGGGATAGGCACCAGTcacccccgcgaccctgaaaaggataagcagaagtga